Genomic DNA from Bremerella alba:
GGGACGTGATTATCGTAGGCCCGGCCGCCGATCGAGGGGATTTGATCGAAGTCGTCGAGGTCGAAGGGAATCGAGTCCTGGTAACCCGGATCGACGAGACCGATGAGGTTCCCGAGCCTGTCTCGGAAATCGAAACGTCGGAATCACTAACAACTCGCAACGACGAAATTTTCGAAGACGACCCGTTTGCTTGACTTTCGCCGTCAGAATGCCATAACTGATGGCTGAATCAATACCTATGGTACAGCGGTAGAAACACTCCCCATGCAATACTTCGTTGAAATCTCTCTGCTTGCCAACTGGTGGGCGAACCTGGTGATTATCGGCATGCTGGCCGCGGCGCTAGTGATGTTGGTCGTCCTTGGGATCTTCGCGTTTTACTTCCGCCTCTGGATTCAATCGATCTGGACCGGTGCTGGCATCACCATCTTCGACCTGCTCGGCATGTCGTTCCGGAATGTGAACGCCAAGATGATCGTCCGCAGCAAAATCATGGCCGTTCAAGCCGGGCTGGGTGATTCGTCTGGGATCACCACAAAAGCACTTGAAGCGCACAATCTGGCTGGTGGTAACGTACCCCAGGTCATCAAAGCGATGATCGCGGCCAACAAAGCGAAGACCATTCAATTGACGTTCCGTGAAGCGACCGCCATCGACCTGGCTGGACGCGATGTGCTGGAAGCGGTGCAAACGAGCGTATATCCGAAAGTGATCGACTGCCCACCGCGAAATGCCAAACGCACATCACTAGATGCGATGGCCAAGAATGGAATCCAGCTCAAGGTCAAAGCCCGGGTGACAGTGCGGGCCAACTTACAGCGGTTAATTGGTGGTGCCACGGAAGAAACGATCATCGGTCGTGTGGGGGAGGGGATTGTCAGTGCGATCGGTTCTGCCGAAACGCATTCCAACGTGCTGGAGAATCCCGACCTGATCTCTAAGGCCGTGCTGTCACGTCGCCTAGATTCCAACACGGCGTTTGAAATTGTCTCGATCGATATCGCTGACATTGATGTTGGCGAAAACATTGGTGCTCGACTGCAGGCCGATCAGGCGGAAGCCGACACGCAAGTTGCCCGGGCACGTGCCGAAGGTCGCCGAGCAATGGCCGTGGCTGAAGAACGAGAAAACCTGGCTGAAATCGAAAATGCTCGCTCCGCGGTCGTCGATGCCGAATCGGAAGTTCCGAAGGCCATTTCCGAAGCCTTTCGCAACGGCGGTTTAAGCATCATGGATTACTACTCACTGCGAAACGTGCAGGCCGACACGGACATGCGTAAGTCTATCGCCCTTTCCAGTGGTTCCGTCGGCTCGTCGAGTAAGTAAGCCCCGCCATCAGGGACATCACTTGTGGGAATTTGGAACCTAATAGCCGACGTCGACGCCATCGAATTGCTGATTCGTATCGGCATTGTCGTGCTTTTTATGGTTGGTCCTTATTTGCTTCAACTTTTAGGAGGGAAAGCCGTGCAAGACGATCGCGGACAACGTCGCAGGCGAGAACCTCAAACGGACCTGGAACGCGAGATCCAAGACTTTCTCGAACAAAGTCGCGGCGGCGGAAACACCTCCTCTTCTCGCGTCCCGGCTCAGTCGGCCGATGCCTATCATGAAGATGAGTTCGTTGAAGCAGAATCTGCCCATGAATCGCTTCGAGACCATCACCTCGAATCGCCGATTGATGTTTCCCATCCAGAAGCCAAGAAACGCGAAGAACGACAGCCTTACGCGATCGAGGCAATGGTTCATCAGGAACATCAGTATGAAGAATCCGAGTCATATAACTACGACTCGGATTCGACTACTGGGTCGCCAGATGCAGGTGCCGCGATCGCCGCTATGTTCCGCGATCCGACTCAGTTACGCAATGCTTTCATACTCGGCGAAATCATGGCCCGCCCGAAGCCCCGACGTCGATAGTGCGAACTCGGTCACTTCTCAATAGTCCGGCGATAACACGCATACCTCTTTTGACTCGACCGAACGTCTGGGTTTACCTCTGGGTCTAAAGTGACTCGGCAAGCTGTGTTACAATTCTCGGTGCACAGCATAGCTAAATATTGAAAGCGAGCGATATTCCTCGCCCCCCTTTAAGGTAAGGCTCCTACCATGCCAAGCATTGAAATTGTTCCGGGAAAAACCAAGATCGGCTGGATCGGTACCGGTGTCATGGGTGCCAGCATGTGTGGCCATCTGATCGACAAGGGATTCTCGGCAACCGTTTCCAATCGCACGAAGGAGAAAGCCGCAGGACTGTTGGAGAAAGGCGCACAGTGGGCAGACACGCCCAAGCAAGTGGCCGAAGCCAGTGACGTGATCTTCACAATCGTTGGTTTTCCGGCAGACGTTCGGAGCGTCCTTCTAGGAGACGATGGTGTTCTGGCCGGCAGCAAAGCAGGCAACATCCTAGTCGATATGACGACCAGCGAACCGACCTTAGCCGTCGAAATTGCCGAGACCTCCCACGCCAAAGGTGTGTATAGCATCGACGCGCCCGTTTCCGGTGGTGACATCGGTGCCAAAGAAGCTCGGCTGTCGATCATGATCGGGGGTGATGAGGAAGTCGTCACCGCTTTGAATCCTTGCTGGGAAGCAATGGGGAAAACGATCGTTCGTCAAGGTGGGCCCGGGGCAGGGCAGCACACCAAAATGGTCAACCAAACGCTAATCGCGACCGGCATGATTGGCGTCTGCGAAGCCTTACTGTATGGTCATAAAGCTGGTCTCGATTTAGAGACCGTCCTACAGAGTGTGGGTTCAGGTGCGGCCGGCAGTTGGTCGCTAACCAATCTGGGGCCGCGTATCATTGACAACAACTTCGACCCCGGATTTTTTGTCGAGCACTTTATCAAAGACATGGGCATCGCTCTTTCCGAAGCTCGCAAGATGGGAATCGCATTGCCAGGCCTTGCCCTGGGCGAGCAACTCTACCAAGCCGTTAAAGCCCAAGGTCATGGCCGACTCGGCACGCATGCTCTTGAACTTGCGCTGTGCCAGTTGAATGACATCGATTGGAAAAATCGTTGAACATTCGACTCTAACGATTATGCCGCCGACCCCAGTGAAAAACGTTGTCTTTTCGCAACCGTTGCATTTTGACAACGCTACTTTGCGGGGAATGCTTGAGTGCACGATGGACTGTACGCAACGGCGACACGCAAATAGGGGCAATACAATGATTGCGGATGCCATTCCTCAAATGGAAGAACTCACCGACCTAGAGGTCCGAGGTGATGTTCTTATTTGCGATGATGAGCCTGATATTTGTGAGGCCTTAGCTCACTTCGTCAAGAAGCGAGGCTTCGATCCGATCGTCACCCACAAAGGGAACGATTGCATCCGGCTTGCTCTTCAGCAACGCCCTATGGCCATTCTGTTGGACGTCAATCTTCCGGATTCCAACGGGTTGGATGTTTGCTCGCAATTGACCGATGCAGTGCAGACCAGCCAGATCCCCGTCATCATCCTTAGTGCCAACGGCGGCGATGATATGATTCGGCAAAGTCGCCGCAGTGGGGCTCGTTTCTACGTTCGCAAGCCTTACGACCCCAATACGGTCGTCGCGATTCTAGAGCAAGCCGTCAACGACGCACAGGCCTGGTAACGCCGTCTCAGTCTTCGAGACTAACGCAAACCAGTTCGTTGTCGTTACGAGCGATAATGCACTGCTCTGCAAAAGCAGGGTGCGACCAGCACACACCGTCGCGGCGTGCGAGTTGATCGCGGGTTGGGTCGATGATCTTCGTCCGGTCGATCTCATGAAAACCTTCGGGAGAGAGTCGGGCGATGATTAGTTCCCCCCGCTCGTTGAACAGAAAGTATCGGTCCCGATATTTCACAAAGTGGATCGTACTCCACCGAGCCTTTGGAACGGCCGTCTGATCTTCCCAAATACGATCTCCGTTGGAAGCATCGAGACAGCGTAGCTGACCATAGCTATCTACGCCATAAATGTAATTTCCCTCGAAGACCGGCGTGCTGATAATCGAGTGAAGTCCATCGGTATCGTTTTCTGAACGACCCACACGATGCCACAACACGTCGTAGCCAAACTCGTCAGGCTTAATCCTTAGCATTAACGCGCCATCGTAAAACGAAGTAAGAAACACGCGATCGCCGTTGACAACCGGCGTGGCAACACCGATCGGCATATTGCGTGGAGCCCATGGATATCGCCAACGTACATCGCCATCTTTCGGGTCCAACGCGGCTACACTGTCGCCAGTCCAAACAAGTACGGTAGGACGCCCTGCTTGCTCGATCATGATGGGCGAAGCATAGCACGCCCGATCATTCAAGGCCCGCCACTCTTCTTCACCACTTTCTTTATCAAGGGCGATAATACAAGCACCTTTTGCCCCGCCAATCTGCAGAATCAAAAGGTCACGCCAAAGCAGTGGTGCCGCAGCAATTCCCCAGGCGGGCATTCGAATCTTGAAGTCTTTTTGTAGATCTCGCGACCAAATCTTGGTCCCGGTGATTGCATCCAAGCAATGCAGATGCCCCATTGCTCCCAAAACGTAGACATTTGAGTCATCGACTAAAGGACAAGCCCGGGGTCCGGCCGAATATCCGATATTGGAATAGGCACACGGATACTCAAAGCTCCAAAGTTTCTTCCCGTTTATCAGGTCGACGCAGTGGACGCGTTCCTTCTGCTCAGGCTCGACGATGCGATCGGTCACATAGACATAATCGTCAGCAACAGCTGGCCCGCTGTAGCCTGCTCCGATCGGGACAGTCCACTCGCGGCGCAGACCTTCCTTGGGGAACTTGCGAACAATACCTCTTTCTCGCCAAACACCATCTCGATTGGGGCCACGCCACTGCGGCCAGTCGTCGGCCATGGCCGTCAAACAGATCGAGAAGACAATCCCAACGCAGGCAAGTCGTCGCATGGTTTTACTCCCTGGCAAACAAGAGAAGAGAATCTGCCAGCAGCCTGAAGGATCGCCTACGGAAAATCAAGCCGAATCGATTTGTTTTCTCTGGAGAATCGCAGCGGTAACAACTTGGTAGATATGTTGGGCCACTCGGTCTGCGGTTAATGCCTGGAGCTCGTCCTGAGATATGAGCATGTTGATGATCGGGCCAGCCATTTTATAGTGCATACACTGTCCCACGACACTGAAAGCAAACATGTGGCGATCGCCGTCCGGCGTTCCCTTAGGAAGCAGATCTTTCAAGATGTCATTCACACGCTCGAAATGAGGACGAATAAATTCCTGCACAATATCCTGGGTTGCCTCGGAAGGATCGGCCATTTCCCGAAAGATCAGCAAATGCTTGTGATCGATTCGATCCTGGGCGGACATGGCCATGGTTACCATCTGGCGAATGAATCCCTGCAATCGCACCTCGGGGTCGATCTCGGGGCCATCTCCGGGAGGAATGAAGCCACTGGGGGCCATCGAGCGATGCCTAGCCCGATGGGCTTCTTTGACTGCCTCGATGTACAGGCCTTTTTTATCCTCGAAGTAATACTTCACCGCGTTCACGTTGACGTCTGCCCGACCGCAGATACGGCGAACCGTACCATGGTCGTAGCCATGCAGGGCAAATTCCTGAATAGCTGCCTCGAGGAGGCGTTGTTTGGCATCAGGCGGTGACGAACTCATGAATTTTCGGATCTTGCGATTGTTTTTTTAGAGTGGCAGCGATACTATCGAGTTAAACGCGTGTTTAATACTAACGCAGCTAATTAATTTAGCAAATCACACGTCCTCGCACCTGAGAACGATCCATGTCGAAGTTTACCGGCATTTTAAATCTAGCGCTGAAATCTCTCATCTCCCTCTGTCTGGTGGGAGGTGGTTTCGCTGCGGTAATTTTCTTGGGACAAGCCAAGACCGAGTCAGACCAACCGCCCCCCGAGGACATCCGTCTTGTCGAAATCCAAACGGTTCAGCCCCATGAGTCGGGGATTACCTTCGAGGTGGATGGTGTTGTCGTTCCGTATCGCGAAATTCAATTAGCAGCGGAAGTCGACGGCCGGGTAATCGAAAAATCGGACAATCTACGTATCGGTCGAACCGTCTCAGCGAAGGAACCGATCGTCTTGATCGACCGCCGCGACTATGACCTGGAATTAGAACGACTGCAAGAGGACCTCGAACAGGCCGAGGACAACATCGCCGAAATGGATGTTCAAATCGCATCGGCCGGCGGTCAGATCGAGTTGGCTTCTGAGAATCTCGTAATTCAGACACGATCGACCGACCGAATACGAAGTCTCGTTAGTCGAAATGCCACGACCGAGTCGAGTCTGGATGACGCTCTGCGTGCGGAATTATCGGCCAAGACGACCCTTCAAACGCAACGCGATCAACTCGCACTCCTGAAAGCCACCAAGACGCGGCTGGAAAACGTCCGCGATCGTACGAAATCAGAGATCTCGGCTGCCCAATTGCAACTAAGCCGCACGACGATTGCCTCACCCATCGACGGCGTAGTTGTAGAGGACCAGGTAGAGCAAGACAGCTACCTGCAGAAGGGGACTGCCATCTGCACGATCCGTGACACCTCGAAGCTGGAAATCAAATGCAGCCTGCAAGCCTATCAAATGAAGTGGCTCTGGGAATCGTCGACCGGTTCGACCGAGACGAAGAAACGCGGAGCTTACGTGCTGCCCGAAACACCAGTCACCGTACGATTCCGGATTGGGAACGAGGTTTACGTTTGGGATGGAAAGCTGACCCGCTACGACGGCGGCCAGATTGACCAACAAACTCGGATGATTCCATGTCGCGTCCAAGTTAACGATCCACTGCATGTCAAGCGTATTACTGACGACGGAGAGATCGACACCCTTGCCGAGGTCCCGACACTGATGGTGGGCATGTACGTTCAGGTAGATGTCCACGTCAATCCGAGAAATCCGTTAGTAGCGGTGCCTGTACCGGCAGTTTACCCAGGCAATCGTCTTTGGGTTGTCAAAGACGACAAATTAGAACGCCGAGAAGTCCTGGTAGCCGTGAGCAATGATGACGACGCGCTAGTATATGCCGGCGAAGGAAAAATTCAGCCTGGCGAGCAGGTCGTTGTCTCGCCCCTGTCGGCTCCCTTCCATGGTGCGAAAGTTAAGGTGGTTGAATAACCATGCAAGGAATTGTTCGCTGGGCGATATCCAACACGCCCGCCATGAATATCTTAATGGTCGCCGCAATCCTAGTCGGATTCGTCTCGCTTTCGCGAATGCATCGCGAGACCTTCCCCGATTTCGATCTCGATATCATCCTCGTCCAGGTCCCCTATCCCGGAGCCGCGCCTCAGGAAGTGGAAGAAGGGATTTGTCAGAAGATCGAAGAGGCGGTGCGTTCGCTCGATGGCATCAAGAAGGTTACTTCAGTTGCCGCAGAAGGGGTGGGCAGTGTCGTCATCGAATTGCAATCGTCCGTCTTGAACCCTGATCGAGTGCTGGACGAAATTCGTTCGGAAATTGATCGCATTCCCAGCTTCCCGGAAGAATCGGAAGACGCTGAGGTGCGTCGCGTTACCACGCGTCGGCCAGCGATACGAGTCGGTGTGATTGGACCTGAATTCGACTCGGAAGAAGCGCAACTCGAATTACGCGCAGTGGCTGAGAAGGTTCGCAATGAGATGCTTCAGCTCGATGGCGTCTCGCAGGTCGACTTTATCAACAACCGAGACTATCAGATCGATGTCGAGATCCACGAATCCATTCTGCGATCGCACGGTCTAACCCTGAACAATGTGGCCGAGATCATCCGCCGTGAAAACCGCGAACTGCCAGCCGGTACGATTCGCGGCGAGTCGCAGGAAGTCTTGCTACGGGGTAACAATCGCCGCACCACAGGGGAAGACATCGCCAAGCTTCCCTTAATTACTCAGCTAGATGGAGCCGTTCTTACCATCTCTGATCTAGGTACGGTGCGCGATGAACTAGCCGACACCACGTCTCGCGCCTACATCCAAGGCAAGCCCGCGATGGCATTGACCATCTCGCGAAGCTCGGACGAAGACCTGCTTAAGATGGTAGATGCCGTCAAGAGCTATGTTGCCGAGAAGCAGCTGCCAAGTGGCTACGAAATGCTGACCTGGAGTGATCAATCAATCGAAGTCCGCGGTCGATTGAACTTACTCATCGAGAACGCAATTTACGGATTGATCATTGTCTTTGTGCTCTTGATCTTATTTTTGGATCTCGAGCTTGCGATCTGGGTTTCACTAGGAATTCCGTTCTCGCTCTTTGCTGCTGGTATTTACCTGTACGCCGCTGGGGAAACGATGAACATGATTTCCATGTTCGGTTTTCTGATGGCCTTGGGCATTGTGGTGGACGATGCGATTGTTGTCGGCGAAAACATCTATGCCCACCGACTGATGGGCAAATCCTTCATGGACTCGGCTGTGGATGGGACAACGGAGGTGATGAGTTCCGTGTCGTCGTCGACGGCCACAACCGTAATGGCGTTCATGCCGCTGCTGTTTGTCAGTGGCGTAATGGGAAAGTTCATGGCCGTGATGCCGATGGCAATTATTGCCATCTTGATTGCTTCGCTTTTTGAATGCATCACCATTTTGCCGTGTCACTTGGCGCATAAAAATGACGGCTTCATGAAGTTCATGGGCTGGGCTCTCTTTATCTTTGCTTGGCTTTTGCCGATCGTTCATTGGGCTAGTAACACCACGACCAAGATTCTGGAATGGTTCATTCGCAACGCCTATCAACCTAGTCTGAATTGGGCCTTGCACAACCGAATCATCGTGTGCGGAGGCGGCGTGGCTGCGATCTTGGTGACCTTTGCGATCGTACGTTCTGGCATAGCGCCGATCGAGTTCTTCCCCAAGCTGGATGGGAATACGGTTCAAGCTCAAGTCACCTTTCCCGATGGAACCCCCGAACGCGTCACCCAAGAGTGGACCAAACGCATTGAAGAATCGTTCTGGGCAGTCAACGAGCGTCTTTCCCCTCAAGGTGAGAGCCTGGGCCAGGTATCATTCCGCACCGTCGGCTCGCAAGTCTCTAATGGTGGTCCTCCCGGAGCAAATGCCAACGAGGCCAGCGGTAGCCATGTTGGGAGCGTCGAGATCGAGTTGCAAGACACCGAGCAGCGCGAAATCAGCAGCATGGATATCGTTACCGCCTGGCGAGATGAACTTGGATCGATTCCGGGAGCCGAGTCGTTAACGATTGCCTCGCAAGCAATGGGCCCTGGTGCGACCCCGATTGAGTTTCGCTTGCTGGCCGATGGCGATCACATGGATCAACTTGAAGAAGCGGTCGAGAAGACCAAAGCCCATATGGAGACCTACTCGGGCCTGATCGATATCTCGGACGACTCGATTCCCGGCAAATGGGAATATCGATTCCGTATCAAGCCTGATGCCCAAGCTCTCGGCGTACGTACGGCTGACCTGGCCGAAACCGTCCGGGCTGCTTTCTATGGCCAGGAAGTGATGCGAGTCCAGCGTGGACGCCATGAAGTCAAGATCATGGTGCGATACCCTCAAGAGGATCGGCATCGCCTAGCATCGTTCAATGACATCCGCATTCGCCTAGACGACGGCATCGAGCGTCCGATCACGGAACTGGCAGAAGTGGACATCGTCCGAGGTTACTCCGAGATCAACCGCTTGAAGCAAAAGCGTTCGATCAAGATTATTGCGGATATCGATACCGAACGTGGCAACGAAGTCGAAATCGTGGCCGGCATCAAAGCAGACTTTGTCCCCAAGCTTCTCAAAGAATACCCTGGCATTAGCGTGTCTTGGGAAGGACAAAACGAACAGCGTAGCGAGTCGATGGGCAGTCTGGGTAATGGATTCCTTGTTGCCGTAGTCGCCATGTTCATGCTACTTGCATTTGAATTCAAATCGTACTTCCAGCCACTTTTGATTTTGGCCATCATCCCCTTCGGGGCGATCGGTGCCGTGGCAGGGCATGCGATCATGGGGATCCCTCTTACATTCTTCAGCATGTTTGGTCTGGTCGCACTAACCGGGATTGTCGTGAACGATTCCATCGTGCTGGTCGACTTTATCAATCAGCGTGTCAAAGCAGGCATGCCGCTGAAGGAAGCATTGCTCGAAGCAGGTTCGCGTCGCTTCCGACCGGTACTACTAACCACAATTACCACCGTGGGTGGCCTTTCGCCGCTGCTAACCGAAACATCGCTACAAGCCCAGCTTCTTATTCCGATGGCAACCAGTATCGCCTTCGGGGAAATCTTCGCTACGGTTCTGGTGCTGTTTCTAGTTCCGGTCGGTTACTCCATTAAGGTGAGCTTCATCGAGTTCTTCGCTCCAGGGTCAATTCTCGGTAACGAGAACACCCCTCAGACAGCTCATGCATTTACCTCGCCTGGAAAGCTCGAAGAGTCCTCGATCGGGACATCGCATTAAAACCTGGCCGGATCAGCCGATGCTCCACATGGTTTCGGCCATCTGACCTACCACTTGGATCAACGCAAACGCGACGACATAGGCCATAAAGAAATAGCGGTCCTTGACCTGACACTGTGCCATGCCGAGCAGCATCAGCATGCAGCCGAACCCTTCGACCGGGGCGACCATGTAGGTGGTTACCGCAAAGGTGAGCAGCAGATAGTGCCGGAGCGAATGCCAACGTGATTTCTCTGGCAAGGCGAAAACAAGAGCGATCGAGCCTTCGATAACCACCGTCCACCAGGTCAGGAACCAGGCCAGCCACCTTACCGACTCGGTTCGATGTAAGCTGCGGGGAACCAAGTCCCACTCCGAGCCAAGCAACAGCTGCATCACGACGCTTCGATTCTCTTCTAGATGCCAAGAATTCAGGTCGGTCAAAAGGGCAGTGAAACCGTGAAACCGACTGTCGGTTAATAGCGTGAACTCGAAGAAGTCTCCGGACAGATAGGACGGCGTCGTCGCTTTATAGAACGCAGCCAGTCCCATGACGAGGATCAACAGGTTGCGTCCATTGGCGTGCAAGATTTCCTGCCGATCTTGCTTTGCCCAGCAAGCACAAGCTGTCGCGAGCATCCAATAGCCTATCAGCCACTTGTGGTTGTCAGATGTGGCCCAATCGTAGACGACCCCAGATCCAACAATAATTGCCAGAGCCAACCAGGTTAACGCAGAGTTGCGAAGTCTTGCCGACACAAGAGCCAGAATTGCCAAGCCCAAGCTGGGTCCTCGCATGAACCATGCATCGGGACCATTGAGTAACACGATTATGAGGGAAAGCGCCAAGCAGATATTCCATCGGACCTCTGGTGACTCGATCTCGCTGGCCCAATGCTTGGCCGAAGCAGCAGATTCCATTCTTGCTTCCATGGCCCCCTCGCTACTCGTTTAAAGAATCCTGAATCTCTTCTCCATCGCGAGAGAGAATGAGAAACGTGGTGCCTTCCTCGATTTCAAACGGTTCGACGTGGATTTCGCACGCCTGCGAGTCGTAGGCAAGATTTCCGATCACGAGCGCAACGCTTTGGTATTTGGCATCTTCCTGTTTTATTATCTCGTTAAAGCGATGTGCGACGGTCAGCAAATTCTTCTTACTGGGGAGCGTACTTGCGTTGACGTATTCCCGCTCTAACTCAGGGATCAATGCGGTGTGAAAGACATCGTCGCTGGTGTAAGCCCAATGCTTTATCGTCCGCTTTTCGATCTCGGCGAACATACCAAAGCCCCCTCCTTTCCAGGGATTCAGTTGCCAGTTGTTAACAGCTACCATCTGTCCGATGGCGACAACCAACAGCAACGTGGGGGCAAGCAGCTTGAGTATGATTCGATTTCTGGGCACCTGACTTGTAACTCCGATCCAAGCCAACACTTCAAAAATGGCTAAGTGTCAATCCTACGCGAGAAGTGGCGAGAGTTTGATTCGCAAGGCTGCATGCTGTTTTACTCGATTGGGTCATCAATCTGACCTGCTCAATCCAGCACAAGCTTGGCTGCGTGACCAATGCCGCCGTAGTATATAGGCAGGCCCTGAGCGAAACAACGCAAATTGATCGGTGATAACATGTATTGGCCAGGCCTAACCTTCTCAACCCCACTTCCTAGAAAGATGTCTCATGGATCTTCAACTGAAGAACAAAAATGCGCTGGTAACTGGTTCGACCAAAGGAATTGGCTACGCAATTGCCCAAGTACTAGCTCAGGAAGGGGCCAATGTGATCGTCAATGGCCGCAGCGAGGAATCGACGCAGGCCGCAGCGAAATCGATTGGAAACAACGCGCGGGGAATCGCGGCCGATGTCTCGACACCCCTGGGATGTAATGATCTTCTCGAGAAGTCCGGGCAAATCGATATTCTGGTAAACAATGCTGGGATCTTTGAACCGAAAGAATTCTCAGAAATCCCGGACGAGGACTGGGAGCGGTTCTACCAGATAAACGTTATGTCCGGGGTACGACTTACGCGGGCCGTCCTGCCCCAAATGCTAGAGCGCAATTGGGGACGCGTCTTATTCGTTTCCAGCGAAAGTGGAGTCCAGATTCCCGCCGAGATGATTCACTACGGTATGACCAAAGCCGCCAACATCTCGCTCGTCAACGGAATCGCCCGATTGACCAAGGGAACCCATGTGACCGTAAACGCGATCTTACCCGGCCCGACAGCATCCGAAGGCGTATCCGAGTTCGTCGGTCATTTGGCCAAGGAAGCCAGTCAATCGAAAGAAGAATTCGAGAATGACTTCTTCGAGCATGCTCGACCCACCTCACTTATACAACGTTTCGCTGAAGTCGAAGAGGTTGCCAATACCACGGCATACTACTGCTCGCCCTTATCCAGTGCCACCAACGGCGCGGCCATTCGGGTAGACGGCGGTATCATCCTGGAAACTTAAATCGCTCGAATCCGACAGACGATCTGGCAGGTAATAATTGATAACGTTCCTATTGCTCCTGCGAGGTTGTCATGTTTCGTCGCCGCTGGTTCGCTCTCCTTTTGTTATTTGGAATCACAGGCGGGCTTATTTGGGGTGGTAAAAACTTTCAAGCAGCCGAAGTCCCATCCCCACCCACGTCTGGCCTGTTTGATATCTCGACTAAGTCCGAAGGCTACTCGCGGACCGCCTTGATTCATATTCCCAAGAGCTATAACGCCCAAACACCTCCACCTTTGGTGATTGCACTGCATGGGACAGGGGGTGATGCCGAATCTATTTTGCACCACTACAACTGGGCAAAGCTGGCCGATAAAGAAGGGTTTATCGTCGTCTCGCCGAATGGTTTACCGGCCAGACCGCGTCTGCCCAGTAATTTCCTGGCCAATCCACAACTATGGAATTCCGGACAACTTCGCGAAGGCTCGCCAAGGACCAAAATCGATGACGTTGCCTACATTCGCACACTGCTAGACGATCTGGCAAAGAAGGTTCGCTACGATAAGAACCGCGTTTTTGCCACAGGGCACAGCAATGGTGGTGGGATGACCTTTCGTCTGGGTGCCGAGATGTCCGATCGCCTCGCCGCCATCGGTACGGTTGCCGGAATGGTCGCAGTAAACGACCCCCAACCCGTGAAACCGCTACCGACGCTATTTATCTAC
This window encodes:
- a CDS encoding CerR family C-terminal domain-containing protein — protein: MSSSPPDAKQRLLEAAIQEFALHGYDHGTVRRICGRADVNVNAVKYYFEDKKGLYIEAVKEAHRARHRSMAPSGFIPPGDGPEIDPEVRLQGFIRQMVTMAMSAQDRIDHKHLLIFREMADPSEATQDIVQEFIRPHFERVNDILKDLLPKGTPDGDRHMFAFSVVGQCMHYKMAGPIINMLISQDELQALTADRVAQHIYQVVTAAILQRKQIDSA
- a CDS encoding efflux RND transporter periplasmic adaptor subunit, which codes for MSKFTGILNLALKSLISLCLVGGGFAAVIFLGQAKTESDQPPPEDIRLVEIQTVQPHESGITFEVDGVVVPYREIQLAAEVDGRVIEKSDNLRIGRTVSAKEPIVLIDRRDYDLELERLQEDLEQAEDNIAEMDVQIASAGGQIELASENLVIQTRSTDRIRSLVSRNATTESSLDDALRAELSAKTTLQTQRDQLALLKATKTRLENVRDRTKSEISAAQLQLSRTTIASPIDGVVVEDQVEQDSYLQKGTAICTIRDTSKLEIKCSLQAYQMKWLWESSTGSTETKKRGAYVLPETPVTVRFRIGNEVYVWDGKLTRYDGGQIDQQTRMIPCRVQVNDPLHVKRITDDGEIDTLAEVPTLMVGMYVQVDVHVNPRNPLVAVPVPAVYPGNRLWVVKDDKLERREVLVAVSNDDDALVYAGEGKIQPGEQVVVSPLSAPFHGAKVKVVE
- a CDS encoding response regulator encodes the protein MIADAIPQMEELTDLEVRGDVLICDDEPDICEALAHFVKKRGFDPIVTHKGNDCIRLALQQRPMAILLDVNLPDSNGLDVCSQLTDAVQTSQIPVIILSANGGDDMIRQSRRSGARFYVRKPYDPNTVVAILEQAVNDAQAW
- a CDS encoding NAD(P)-dependent oxidoreductase, whose amino-acid sequence is MPSIEIVPGKTKIGWIGTGVMGASMCGHLIDKGFSATVSNRTKEKAAGLLEKGAQWADTPKQVAEASDVIFTIVGFPADVRSVLLGDDGVLAGSKAGNILVDMTTSEPTLAVEIAETSHAKGVYSIDAPVSGGDIGAKEARLSIMIGGDEEVVTALNPCWEAMGKTIVRQGGPGAGQHTKMVNQTLIATGMIGVCEALLYGHKAGLDLETVLQSVGSGAAGSWSLTNLGPRIIDNNFDPGFFVEHFIKDMGIALSEARKMGIALPGLALGEQLYQAVKAQGHGRLGTHALELALCQLNDIDWKNR
- a CDS encoding PQQ-binding-like beta-propeller repeat protein, with the protein product MRRLACVGIVFSICLTAMADDWPQWRGPNRDGVWRERGIVRKFPKEGLRREWTVPIGAGYSGPAVADDYVYVTDRIVEPEQKERVHCVDLINGKKLWSFEYPCAYSNIGYSAGPRACPLVDDSNVYVLGAMGHLHCLDAITGTKIWSRDLQKDFKIRMPAWGIAAAPLLWRDLLILQIGGAKGACIIALDKESGEEEWRALNDRACYASPIMIEQAGRPTVLVWTGDSVAALDPKDGDVRWRYPWAPRNMPIGVATPVVNGDRVFLTSFYDGALMLRIKPDEFGYDVLWHRVGRSENDTDGLHSIISTPVFEGNYIYGVDSYGQLRCLDASNGDRIWEDQTAVPKARWSTIHFVKYRDRYFLFNERGELIIARLSPEGFHEIDRTKIIDPTRDQLARRDGVCWSHPAFAEQCIIARNDNELVCVSLED
- the floA gene encoding flotillin-like protein FloA (flotillin-like protein involved in membrane lipid rafts); this translates as MQYFVEISLLANWWANLVIIGMLAAALVMLVVLGIFAFYFRLWIQSIWTGAGITIFDLLGMSFRNVNAKMIVRSKIMAVQAGLGDSSGITTKALEAHNLAGGNVPQVIKAMIAANKAKTIQLTFREATAIDLAGRDVLEAVQTSVYPKVIDCPPRNAKRTSLDAMAKNGIQLKVKARVTVRANLQRLIGGATEETIIGRVGEGIVSAIGSAETHSNVLENPDLISKAVLSRRLDSNTAFEIVSIDIADIDVGENIGARLQADQAEADTQVARARAEGRRAMAVAEERENLAEIENARSAVVDAESEVPKAISEAFRNGGLSIMDYYSLRNVQADTDMRKSIALSSGSVGSSSK